From the genome of Gilliamella sp. wkB7, one region includes:
- the gmhB gene encoding D-glycero-beta-D-manno-heptose 1,7-bisphosphate 7-phosphatase: MKPAIFLDRDGTINIDYNYVHTIDKFHFIDGVIDAMQELKKMGFLLVITTNQSGIARNKFTEKQFNVLTEWMDWSLQDRGVDLDGIYYCPHDPLLDTCECRKPNPGMIQTAAKELNIDITNSYMVGDRISDLLSGKRASVKKTVLVKTGDIVTDEALAQADWVIDSLADLPKKIKAES; the protein is encoded by the coding sequence ATGAAACCAGCTATTTTTTTAGATCGAGATGGGACCATTAATATCGATTATAATTATGTACATACAATTGATAAATTTCATTTTATTGATGGTGTCATTGATGCAATGCAAGAGTTGAAAAAAATGGGCTTTTTATTGGTTATTACAACTAACCAATCTGGGATTGCAAGAAATAAATTCACAGAAAAACAATTTAATGTCCTGACAGAATGGATGGATTGGTCATTACAAGATCGAGGTGTGGATTTAGACGGTATCTATTATTGTCCGCATGATCCTTTATTAGATACATGTGAATGTCGAAAACCAAATCCGGGTATGATCCAAACTGCAGCTAAAGAGCTAAACATAGATATCACTAATTCATATATGGTTGGTGATAGAATTTCTGACTTATTATCAGGTAAACGTGCTAGTGTTAAAAAAACAGTACTAGTAAAGACTGGGGATATAGTTACGGATGAAGCATTAGCTCAAGCTGATTGGGTTATTGACAGCTTAGCGGATTTACCAAAAAAGATAAAAGCAGAATCTTAG